taCAAATTGCTTTTTGCTAGTTACATCCACGCTCATAAGGTTTAGCTGTTTCAAACCGGCAATCTGAATTGCACTTTATCTGTACCATGATAGACAATCCCAGCCCCCAAAGTCATATACACCTTTATTTTTAGGAGTGTGAATTGACCCACTGAAATTAGTAAGACAGTTTTCATGGCTAAAATTAGGCCCTGTGTATAAATCTCCAGAGGAGTGGGGCCTTAGATGATCAGAATAAAGATAAGaaagttttttggttttgaatttcCTAGTTATtttctgcaattaaaataaaatgagctgGGTTTGTGTTGAAATTTCTCCcagtttattttgtaaataatttatttgaaaaagtgAGAAATTCCAGAACAATCTTTAACGTAACAGGGTTCATTGTTTCAGAATTTCTCCAGGTAAATAAGCCAAGAAAGCTTATCATGTGTGGGAATtcagtgggtttttaaaaaatatatataatctgaTTAGACATTTTACATTATAGATCTAATATAATTCTGTATGTATTATGAAAAAATGCAGTCAAAATATGTAAGGTAATATATTACATTATATTGTTTTTCTCATTATTTTcccttaagtttaaaaaaattgtgttggaatttctcatttcatttttaaaatttttttttgacctAAAACATCGCAgttgttttaaatttttatagatatataaaaattAAGGAGATTTCTTAGCTGAAATGTGTTCCCCCGCCCGTAAATATTTCACTTTATCTTTTAGAAAATGCGAAATTGCACTTCCAGTGTtctgaatttattaaaaaaacctttaaaatctgtAGGACAAACTAACCTTTGCACTTGGTTATTTTAAAGACCGGTATTTTTGTTATGCTGGACTTTCCCCAGATTATATTAAAATCAatctttcaaattttttttccctggaaTTTTTTTTACGAGTAACAAATTGTTTGATTTCTTCAGTTGTTATTGAGGAGGCAGAAGGTTTTtccatgtatttttaaataattaaaattaaatctgatGACGTTTGGCTTTGAATTACAACGTCACAGggcatgaaacaaaataaaatgaccaAAATTGAGTCGGGCCAGAATTCCTGGGTTAACCAAATACAAGAGACTTTCTGGGATTGCTCACATCTTTATTATCCCATAAGCTTCTGGAACGTGAAACTTCCCAGGGCTCGTTTGTTTCtttgtaattaattaattgaacAGGCTTTTGTGTTTCTGAACAAAGTTTTGGGGGCTGGAATTTCCCaggattttcaatggaaaatccAAAGCTTGGGGGGCTGGAATTTACCCTAGTTGATTTTGACTGTGACGCACCTCTGAGTCTGCCCCCGCCTCCCTCtaaccccctctccctcccctgcaggctGCCAACACAGCACCCCCGCCACCCGCTCCAGCCACCTCTGCTGATTCCCTGCAGGTGGACCTGCTCCCGGTGCTGGCGGCCGCCCAGGAGACAGCCACGGCTGCGGCGGTGGTGGCGGCTGCCACGGCCTCAGCTCCAGCCGCTTCCACGGTGGACACAGCAGCTCTGAAACAGCAGCAGCCGGGGCCcgaggggagcggggggcaggTGGCTCCAGCCCCGCAGGccacctcccagccccccccggtCCAGCCGCCCGCGCCGCCCCCACCCAGCGAGGCCCAGAAGAAGTCGAAAAGCAAGGGGCCGTACATCTGCTCGCTCTGCGCCAAGGAATTCAAGAACGGCTACAACCTCCGGCGCCACGAGGCCATCCACACGGGCGCCAAGGCTGCCCGCGCCAGCCCCGCCGCCATGAAGATGCCCACCATGGTGCCCCTCAGCCTGCTGAGTGTCTCGGCcctgggggcaggcgggggcggggcagcaccaggggcggaggggggcggggctgcggggcTGGTGACCACCACGGCTTCCGGCAAGCGGATCCGGAAGAATCATGCCTGCGAGATGTGCGGCAAGGCCTTCCGCGACGTCTACCACCTCAACCGGCACAAGCTGTCACACTCAGACGAGAAGCCCTACCAGTGCCCCGTGTGCCAGCAGCGCTTCAAGCGCAAGGATCGCATGAGCTACCACGTGCGCTCACACGACGGAGCCGTGCACAAGCCCTATATCTGTAGCCACTGCGGCAAGAGCTTCTCCCGGTACGGCCACCACGGGGCGGgatgggagctgagcagggcgctggctgggcagagagcccctccccagcctggcggGTGGGGGTTGCAGGGGGGGTTGCCAAGCCGTGACCGGTATTTGCTTCCCCCATAGGCCAGACCATCTCAACAGCCACGTGCGCCAGGTGCATTCGACAGAGAGACCCTTCAAATGTGAGGTACCTACCCGCCCGCATCCCCCTGTGCCCTACCATCCCCCCCACAGGGCCCACAGAAACGCCACAGCGTTTAGAGAGACTGGGTTGAGGAAcaggacccaggtgtccgggacAGCTCCTCCAGGGGTCCTCACAGCACttctggggtggggaatgggacccaggcatccgggaTGGCTTCCCTGGGGAGTCCCACAGTGCTCCCAGAGATCGCAACTGGGTATGGGACCTAGGCATCTGTGACAGCTCCCGCCAGGGGCCCCACAGCTCTACCAGAGACTGGGATGGGACCGAGGCATCCGGGACAGCTCCCTCAGGGGATCCAGCATTGCTCTCAAAGACAAGACTGGGACCCAGGCATCCAGGACAGCACTCCTAGAAGGGCCCCAGAGTGCTCTTAGGGAGAGGGAGATGTCCGGGATGGCAGCCCAGGGTGCCGGCCCCTCGGCtcgcccctaaccacccccccccggctcctcccaGACGTGCGAGGCGGCCTTCGCCACAAAGGACCGGCTGCGGGCACACACGGTGCGCCACGAGGAGAAGGTGCCGTGTCATG
This DNA window, taken from Dermochelys coriacea isolate rDerCor1 chromosome 6, rDerCor1.pri.v4, whole genome shotgun sequence, encodes the following:
- the MAZ gene encoding myc-associated zinc finger protein isoform X3 is translated as MDPSNWSSFIFQQSHTQNPLQVGAEIQSRFFASQGCTQSPFQAANTAPPPPAPATSADSLQVDLLPVLAAAQETATAAAVVAAATASAPAASTVDTAALKQQQPGPEGSGGQVAPAPQATSQPPPVQPPAPPPPSEAQKKSKSKGPYICSLCAKEFKNGYNLRRHEAIHTGAKAARASPAAMKMPTMVPLSLLSVSALGAGGGGAAPGAEGGGAAGLVTTTASGKRIRKNHACEMCGKAFRDVYHLNRHKLSHSDEKPYQCPVCQQRFKRKDRMSYHVRSHDGAVHKPYICSHCGKSFSRPDHLNSHVRQVHSTERPFKCETCEAAFATKDRLRAHTVRHEEKVPCHVCGKMLSAAYITDHMKVHSQGPNHICELCNKGTGELCPLAAAAAPPTSAVTVLPMEGAPVVSQPLPTQPW
- the MAZ gene encoding myc-associated zinc finger protein isoform X1, producing the protein MDPSNWSSFIFQQSHTQNPLQVGAEIQSRFFASQGCTQSPFQAANTAPPPPAPATSADSLQVDLLPVLAAAQETATAAAVVAAATASAPAASTVDTAALKQQQPGPEGSGGQVAPAPQATSQPPPVQPPAPPPPSEAQKKSKSKGPYICSLCAKEFKNGYNLRRHEAIHTGAKAARASPAAMKMPTMVPLSLLSVSALGAGGGGAAPGAEGGGAAGLVTTTASGKRIRKNHACEMCGKAFRDVYHLNRHKLSHSDEKPYQCPVCQQRFKRKDRMSYHVRSHDGAVHKPYICSHCGKSFSRPDHLNSHVRQVHSTERPFKCETCEAAFATKDRLRAHTVRHEEKVPCHVCGKMLSAAYITDHMKVHSQGPNHICELCNKGFTTAAYLRVHAVKDHGLSAPRVERFLCKLCGVHCKTPAQLNGHLQTHAGAGGAGEGPGATPTEAQPLR
- the MAZ gene encoding myc-associated zinc finger protein isoform X5 translates to MDPSNWSSFIFQQSHTQNPLQVGAEIQSRFFASQGCTQSPFQAANTAPPPPAPATSADSLQVDLLPVLAAAQETATAAAVVAAATASAPAASTVDTAALKQQQPGPEGSGGQVAPAPQATSQPPPVQPPAPPPPSEAQKKSKSKGPYICSLCAKEFKNGYNLRRHEAIHTGAKAARASPAAMKMPTMVPLSLLSVSALGAGGGGAAPGAEGGGAAGLVTTTASGKRIRKNHACEMCGKAFRDVYHLNRHKLSHSDEKPYQCPVCQQRFKRKDRMSYHVRSHDGAVHKPYICSHCGKSFSRPDHLNSHVRQVHSTERPFKYVRGGLRHKGPAAGTHGAPRGEGAVSCVWQDAERGLHHGPHEGAQPRAQPHL
- the MAZ gene encoding myc-associated zinc finger protein isoform X2 — translated: MDPSNWSSFIFQSHTQNPLQVGAEIQSRFFASQGCTQSPFQAANTAPPPPAPATSADSLQVDLLPVLAAAQETATAAAVVAAATASAPAASTVDTAALKQQQPGPEGSGGQVAPAPQATSQPPPVQPPAPPPPSEAQKKSKSKGPYICSLCAKEFKNGYNLRRHEAIHTGAKAARASPAAMKMPTMVPLSLLSVSALGAGGGGAAPGAEGGGAAGLVTTTASGKRIRKNHACEMCGKAFRDVYHLNRHKLSHSDEKPYQCPVCQQRFKRKDRMSYHVRSHDGAVHKPYICSHCGKSFSRPDHLNSHVRQVHSTERPFKCETCEAAFATKDRLRAHTVRHEEKVPCHVCGKMLSAAYITDHMKVHSQGPNHICELCNKGFTTAAYLRVHAVKDHGLSAPRVERFLCKLCGVHCKTPAQLNGHLQTHAGAGGAGEGPGATPTEAQPLR
- the MAZ gene encoding myc-associated zinc finger protein isoform X4, giving the protein MDPSNWSSFIFQSHTQNPLQVGAEIQSRFFASQGCTQSPFQAANTAPPPPAPATSADSLQVDLLPVLAAAQETATAAAVVAAATASAPAASTVDTAALKQQQPGPEGSGGQVAPAPQATSQPPPVQPPAPPPPSEAQKKSKSKGPYICSLCAKEFKNGYNLRRHEAIHTGAKAARASPAAMKMPTMVPLSLLSVSALGAGGGGAAPGAEGGGAAGLVTTTASGKRIRKNHACEMCGKAFRDVYHLNRHKLSHSDEKPYQCPVCQQRFKRKDRMSYHVRSHDGAVHKPYICSHCGKSFSRPDHLNSHVRQVHSTERPFKCETCEAAFATKDRLRAHTVRHEEKVPCHVCGKMLSAAYITDHMKVHSQGPNHICELCNKGTGELCPLAAAAAPPTSAVTVLPMEGAPVVSQPLPTQPW